From the genome of Vicia villosa cultivar HV-30 ecotype Madison, WI linkage group LG2, Vvil1.0, whole genome shotgun sequence, one region includes:
- the LOC131647168 gene encoding classical arabinogalactan protein 9-like — protein sequence MGTNIVLVVGLICAVFAFVGAQQPPTTSPAPPTPPANTPPTTPQASPPPTTPQASPPPVQSSPPPVQSSSPPPAQSSPPPVQSSPPPAQSPPPVQSSPPPVATPPPVPASPPPAPVTPPPASPPPASPPPFSPPLATPPPATPPPATPPPALTPTPLSSPPATTPAPAPAKLKSKAPTVAPVTSPSEAPAPGPGLSSLSPAVSPAGNDDSGAESLLSQKMVGLVFGCAFLSLMF from the exons ATGGGGACGAATATAGTTTTGGTGGTTGGTTTGATCTGCGCTGTGTTTGCGTTTGTAGGAGCACAACAACCTCCAACCACCTCTCCAGCACCACCCACTCCTCCGGCTAATACTCCACCAACCACTCCGCAAGCTTCTCCTCCACCGACCACTCCTCAAGCTTCTCCTCCACCAGTTCAGTCTTCTCCTCCACCTGTTCAGTCTTCTTCTCCCCCACCTGCTCAATCTTCTCCGCCTCCTGTTCAATCCTCACCTCCACCAGCTCAGTCTCCTCCACCGGTTCAATCTTCTCCTCCACCTGTAGCCACTCCACCACCTGTTCCTGCTTCCCCTCCTCCAGCTCCAGTTACTCCTCCACCTGCCTCCCCACCACCTGCCTCTCCTCCTCCATTCTCTCCTCCACTTGCCACTCCACCTCCCGCAACTCCTCCACCTGCCACTCCTCCTCCAGCACTCACACCAACTCCCCTCTCATCTCCTCCAGCAACTACTCCAGCTCCAGCTCCTGCCAAGCTTAAGAGTAAAGCTCCTACAGTGGCACCCGTAACCTCACCATCAGAAGCTCCCGCTCCTGGTCCTGGTCTCTCCTCCCTCTCTCCCGCTGTCTCTCCCGCCGGTAACGATGAT agtggGGCAGAAAGCTTGTTGTCACAGAAGATGGTTGGATTAGTATTTGGATGTGCTTTCCTATCCTTGATGTTCTAG
- the LOC131647169 gene encoding putative cyclin-A3-1 → MALDAPPEEDNPKRRASDHPDSPASSKKREVVGEIANLDIQSPSTNGESSSTEESKQLSPCSIYRYLHAIEMDENKRPLGNYIGTVQKRMTNDMREILIDWLIEVTEEFKLISDTLYIGVCCIDRFLSVRPLDKNYLQLLGITAILIASKQADISPPPGERLCFMTDNTYAISEVIQMEKDVLECLNSDLCYPTSRNFLRILIGIFHSHTNTLRCTKPFDYLVSKKYDQQMEFLACYLLELCLLSSKCIKFLPSIAAASAIFLSRFILEPKDHPWTQELECRSGYKASDLQECVLAIHDVHSNISEWHVQAVREKYMKSKFMSMASMTAVEVPANYFESIDQ, encoded by the exons ATGGCTTTGGACGCACCTCCTGAAGAAGACAATCCCAAACGCCGAGCGTCCGATCATCCCGACTCACCGGCCTCATCAAAGAAACGAGAAGTGGTCGGCGAAATCGCCAATCTCGACATCCAGAGCCCATCCACAAATGGAGAGAGCTCCTCGACCGAGGAGAGCAAGCAGCTTTCTCCTTGTTCCATCTACAGGTATCTACACGCCATTGAGATGGATGAGAATAAGAGGCCATTAGGGAATTACATTGGAACAGTTCAGAAAAGGATGACAAATGATATGCGTGAAATTCTCATTGATTGGTTGATCGAGGTTACGGAGGAATTCAAGCTTATTTCCGATACTCTTTATATCGGCGTTTGTTGCATCGATCGTTTCCTCTCTGTTCGTCCTCTCGACAAAAACTACCTCCAGCTTCTCGGCATTACTGCCATCCTCATTGCCTC GAAGCAAGCTGATATTTCTCCTCCACCCGGGGAGCGACTGTGCTTTATGACGGATAATACTTACGCCATCTCCGAGGTTATACAGATGGAGAAGGACGTTCTTGAATGTTTGAACTCTGATTTATGCTATCCCACCTCTAGAAATTTTCTCAG AATTTTGATTGGAATTTTTCACAGTCATACTAATACTCTG CGTTGTACCAAGCCATTCGATTACTTGGTCTCTAAGAAATATGACCAGCAAATGGAATTCTTGGCTTGTTATCTTCTGGAGTTATGCCTATTATCATCAAAATGCATCAAGTTTTTACCTTCCATTGCTGCTGCTTCCGCAATATTTCTGTCGAGGTTTATACTTGAACCAAAGGATCACCCTTGG ACTCAAGAGTTAGAATGCCGATCAGGATATAAGGCAAGTGACCTGCAGGAATGTGTCCTTGCAATACATGATGTGCACTCCAATATCTCTGAGTGGCATGTACAAGCAGTCCGGGAAAAGTACATGAAATCTAAG TTTATGAGTATGGCATCTATGACTGCGGTAGAAGTTCCTGCAAATTATTTCGAGTCTATTGATCAATAA
- the LOC131647170 gene encoding LYR motif-containing protein At3g19508-like, with amino-acid sequence MEKAVRAYAEVLRLVRRLPKDSRGYYAKYARENFVNYREVDPSDSTTLHDLFQRTYNHSIWVLHKYSVDESAADKLKVICCE; translated from the exons ATGGAGAAAGCGGTGAGAGCTTACGCAGAGGTTCTGAGACTTGTAAGGCGTTTACCAAAGGATTCAAGGGGTTATTACGCCAAATACGCACGCGAGAACTTCGTCAATTACCGTGAGGTCGATCCTTCTGATTCCACAACTCTCCATGATCTCTTTCAACGTACCTACAATCATTCCATATGGGTCCTCCATAAG TATTCGGTTGATGAATCTGCCGCCGATAAGCTGAAGGTGATATGCTGCGAGTAG